A genomic region of Paralichthys olivaceus isolate ysfri-2021 chromosome 18, ASM2471397v2, whole genome shotgun sequence contains the following coding sequences:
- the helq gene encoding helicase POLQ-like isoform X2: MNCGDSDIKIKRVSGRKRSRDGAQSHLTPARKRGGGGGRGGGGGGGGGGGPCSQTCSTDRTVQSIMAEPAELQFCSDAEDLFGDYDSLLGDSSLLAKLDDAEQDERRRELQIVAVDQQDLATLRPSQDCTQNQDVLTDSILDVLGDEPFEDIPASQIQFEEQIGEGVKRNRLQDGDKTSTPSRNTGDGGHRTSEAGTDRLTDKTKRRVRRSVTDQLKRTMLCNAAAPSNVSRSVVLKEAVVSEEISVALQAMETVSTETTDLGPFFGLPSKVKDLMYKLRGIKSLYDWQETCLNLDCVQQRKNLIYSLPTSGGKTLVAEILILRELLCRKKDCLFILPYISLVQEKVRGLASFGLELDFMVEEYAGSKGKFPPVKRRNQTSLYISTIEKGHSLVNSLIESGRLDHLGLVVVDELHMLGDGSRGAVIEMTLAKVLYMSNKTQIIGMSATLGNIRDLQMFLKAENYTNDFRPVQLKEYVKLNDTIYEVDAKEEDCFKFSRLLNYKYSSSMQKMDPDHIIALVTEVIPSHSCLVFCPTKKNCENVAGMICKYLNEVFLQRRQEEKGVLLRELKDSGDGSMCPVLRRTVPYGVAYHHSGLTTEERKLVEEAYSQGVLCLLACTSTLAAGINLPARRVILRSPYVAADFLKRSQYKQMVGRAGRAGIDTVGESILVLQDKDRDMAKTLVCAPMEKCYSHLMHDDGKGILSLILSLIGLSITTSLQQMRDFLQGTLLYVQREQLCVERSLWDVVQQCVDLLKEKDLIAVTSHTQTLQVTKLGKATYKGSVDLSCSDVLYKDLSRGLEGLLLNSYLHLLYLVTPYDMIGQCKPDWRIYFGQFTRLSEAEQKMSAAVGVPESFIARKAAGQTVKNNVDMMVARRLYLALVLSSLLRETNLWSVADRFQLSRGFVQTLLSSSSAFCSCVLHFTEELEEFWPFKALLTELTRRLSYCVKAELIPLMEVVGVMESRAKQLYNAGYKTLTHLANADPASLSKTIENLNKKQANQIVASAKMLLNEKAAALQEEVDDLLMAPLDLPADLSTEQLV, encoded by the exons ATGAACTGTGGAGACAGTGACATCAAAATAAAACGAGTTTCCGGGAGAAAGAGGTCGAGAGACGGAGCTCAGAGTCACCTGACACCTgccaggaagagaggaggaggaggaggaagaggaggaggaggaggagggggaggaggaggaggaccatgTTCACAGACATGTTCCACAGACAGGACGGTCCAGAGCATCATGGCTGAACCTGCTGAG TTGCAGTTCTGCAGCGACGCTGAGGATCTGTTCGGCGACTACGACAGTCTCCTGGGCGACAGCTCGCTCCTGGCGAAACTCGACGATGCAGAACAAGACGAGAGACGGCGTGAGCTCCAGATCGTGGCTGTGGATCAGCAGGACCTCGCCACTCTGCGACCTTCCCAAGACTGCACCCAGAATCAAGATGTCCTCACAGACTCCATCTTGGACGTCCTCGGAGACGAACCCTTCGAGGACATACCTGCCAGCCAGATTCAGTTTGAAGAACAGATCGGTGAAGGTGTGAAGAGGAACAGGCTGCAGGACGGAGATAAAACTTCGACACCTTCTAGAAACACAGGAGACGGTGGACACAGGACGTCTGAGGCCGGCACAGACAGACTCACGGATAAAACCAAGAGACGAGTGAGGAGGAGCGTGACGGATCAGCTGAAGAGGACGATGCTCTGTAACGCTGCGGCTCCGTCCAACGTCTCTCGCTCTGTTGTGTTAAAGGAAGCGGTGGTTTCCGAGGAGATCAGCGTCGCTCTGCAGGCCATGGAGACGGTGTCCACGGAGACGACCGACCTCGGGCCTTTCTTTGGACTCCCCTCCAAAGTAAAAGATCTGATGTACAAACTGAGAGGAATCAAGAGCTTATATG aCTGGCAGGAGACGTGTCTGAACCTCGACTGTGTCCAGCAGCGGAAGAATCTGATCTACTCTCTTCCAACCAGCGGAGGAAAAACTCTGGTGGCAGAGATCCTCATCCTCAGAGAGCTGCTGTGCAGGAAGAAAGACTGTCTGTTCATCTTACCGTACATTTCACTGGTGCAGGAGAAG GTACGTGGGTTAGCGAGCTTCGGCCTGGAGCTGGACTTCATGGTGGAGGAGTACGCCGGCAGTAAAGGCAAGTTTCCTCCAGTGAAGCGGAGAAACCAGACGTCACTTTACATCTCGACGATAGAGAAAGGCCACAGCCTCGTGAACTCTCTGATAGAATCCGGCCGGCTGGATCACCTCGGGCTGGTGGTGGTAGATGAG CTTCACATGTTGGGGGATGGAAGCAGAGGAGCTGTCATTGAAATGACTCTGGCTAAAGTTCTGTACATGAGCA ATAAGACTCAGATTATTGGAATGAGCGCCACCTTGGGAAACATCAGGGACctgcagatgtttttaaaagctgaaaATTACACAAATGACTTCAGACCT GTCCAACTGAAAGAATATGTCAAACTGAATGACACGATCTATGAAGTGGATGCAAAGGAGGAGGACTGTTTCAAGTTCTCACGTCTTCTCAACTAtaag TATTCCAGCTCGATGCAGAAGATGGACCCTGATCACATCATCGCTCTGGTGACTGAAGTCATTCCCTCGCACTCATGTCTGGTCTTCTGTCCCACGAAGAAGAACTGTGAGAACGTCGCAGGGATGATCTGTAAATATCTGAACGA GGTATTCCTGCAGCgcaggcaggaggagaagggCGTCCTCCTCAGGGAGCTGAAGGACAGCGGTGACGGCTCCATGTGTCCGGTGCTCAGGAGGACGGTGCCTTACGGCGTGGCCTACCACCACAGCGGGCTgaccacagaggagaggaagctggTGGAGGAGGCCTACTCCCAAGGCGTGCTCTGTCTCCTCGCCTGTACCTCCACCCTCGCTGCCGGGATCAACCTACCGGCTCGCAG AGTGATCCTCCGGTCACCGTACGTGGCCGCTGACTTCCTGAAGAGGAGTCAGTACAAACAGATGGTGGGACGAGCCGGGCGAGCGGGGATCGACACGGTGGGAGAGAGCATCCTCGTcctgcaggacaaagacagggaCATG GCTAAGACACTGGTGTGCGCTCCGATGGAGAAATGTTACAGTCACCTGATGCACGACGATGGAAAAGGAATCCTGAGTCTCATCCTGTCGCTCATCGGACTCAGT ATCACCACCTCGCTGCAGCAGATGAGGGACTTCCTGCAGGGGACGCTGTTGTACGTTCAGCGggagcagctgtgtgtggaGCGGAGTCTGTGGGACGTGGTGCAGCAGTGTGTCGACCTCCTGAAGGAGAAAGATCTCATCGCCGtgacgtcacacacacaaacgctgcAGGTCACCAAGCTCGGAAAAGCTACTTATAAAG GCTCCGTGGATCTGAGCTGCAGTGACGTCCTGTACAAAGATCTGTCCCGCGGCCTGGAGGGTCTGCTGCTCAACAGTTACCTGCACCTGCTCTACCTGGTGACGCCCTACGACATGATCGGCCAGTGCAAACCCGACTGGAGGATTTACTTCGGACAG TTCACGCGGCTGTCAGAGGCCGAGCAGAAGATGTCCGCAGCCGTCGGCGTGCCGGAGAGTTTCATAGCGAGAAAAGCTGCTGGACAGACGGTGAAAAAC AATGTGGACATGATGGTGGCGAGACGCTTGTATCTGGCTCTGGTGCTGAGTTCTCTACTGAGGGAAACCAACCTGTGGAGTGTGGCGGACAGGTTCCAGCTGAGCCGAGGCTTCGTTCAGACTCTGCTCAGCTCCTCGTCGGCGTTCTGCTCCTGCGTCCTGCACTTCACGGAG gagctggaggagtttTGGCCGTTCAAAGCGTTGCTGACGGAGCTGACGCGGAGGCTGAGTTACTGTGTGAAGGCGGAGCTTATCCCTCTGATGGAGGTGGTCGGAGTCATGGAG TCGCGAGCGAAGCAGCTGTACAACGCCGGCTACAAGACGCTGACTCACCTGGCGAACGCCGACCCCGCCTCTCTGTCCAAGACGATAGAAAACCTCAACAAGAAACAGGCCAATCAGATCGTGGCCTCGGCTAAA ATGCTGCTGAATGAAAAGGCGGCGGCTCTTCAGGAGGAAGTGGACGACCTGCTGATGGCGCCGTTAGATCTGCCCGCTGATTTATCAACGGAGCAACTTGTCTGA
- the helq gene encoding helicase POLQ-like isoform X1 produces the protein MNCGDSDIKIKRVSGRKRSRDGAQSHLTPARKRGGGGGRGGGGGGGGGGGPCSQTCSTDRTVQSIMAEPAELQFCSDAEDLFGDYDSLLGDSSLLAKLDDAEQDERRRELQIVAVDQQDLATLRPSQDCTQNQDVLTDSILDVLGDEPFEDIPASQIQFEEQIGEGVKRNRLQDGDKTSTPSRNTGDGGHRTSEAGTDRLTDKTKRRVRRSVTDQLKRTMLCNAAAPSNVSRSVVLKEAVVSEEISVALQAMETVSTETTDLGPFFGLPSKVKDLMYKLRGIKSLYDWQETCLNLDCVQQRKNLIYSLPTSGGKTLVAEILILRELLCRKKDCLFILPYISLVQEKVRGLASFGLELDFMVEEYAGSKGKFPPVKRRNQTSLYISTIEKGHSLVNSLIESGRLDHLGLVVVDELHMLGDGSRGAVIEMTLAKVLYMSNKTQIIGMSATLGNIRDLQMFLKAENYTNDFRPVQLKEYVKLNDTIYEVDAKEEDCFKFSRLLNYKYSSSMQKMDPDHIIALVTEVIPSHSCLVFCPTKKNCENVAGMICKYLNDRVFLQRRQEEKGVLLRELKDSGDGSMCPVLRRTVPYGVAYHHSGLTTEERKLVEEAYSQGVLCLLACTSTLAAGINLPARRVILRSPYVAADFLKRSQYKQMVGRAGRAGIDTVGESILVLQDKDRDMAKTLVCAPMEKCYSHLMHDDGKGILSLILSLIGLSITTSLQQMRDFLQGTLLYVQREQLCVERSLWDVVQQCVDLLKEKDLIAVTSHTQTLQVTKLGKATYKGSVDLSCSDVLYKDLSRGLEGLLLNSYLHLLYLVTPYDMIGQCKPDWRIYFGQFTRLSEAEQKMSAAVGVPESFIARKAAGQTVKNNVDMMVARRLYLALVLSSLLRETNLWSVADRFQLSRGFVQTLLSSSSAFCSCVLHFTEELEEFWPFKALLTELTRRLSYCVKAELIPLMEVVGVMESRAKQLYNAGYKTLTHLANADPASLSKTIENLNKKQANQIVASAKMLLNEKAAALQEEVDDLLMAPLDLPADLSTEQLV, from the exons ATGAACTGTGGAGACAGTGACATCAAAATAAAACGAGTTTCCGGGAGAAAGAGGTCGAGAGACGGAGCTCAGAGTCACCTGACACCTgccaggaagagaggaggaggaggaggaagaggaggaggaggaggagggggaggaggaggaggaccatgTTCACAGACATGTTCCACAGACAGGACGGTCCAGAGCATCATGGCTGAACCTGCTGAG TTGCAGTTCTGCAGCGACGCTGAGGATCTGTTCGGCGACTACGACAGTCTCCTGGGCGACAGCTCGCTCCTGGCGAAACTCGACGATGCAGAACAAGACGAGAGACGGCGTGAGCTCCAGATCGTGGCTGTGGATCAGCAGGACCTCGCCACTCTGCGACCTTCCCAAGACTGCACCCAGAATCAAGATGTCCTCACAGACTCCATCTTGGACGTCCTCGGAGACGAACCCTTCGAGGACATACCTGCCAGCCAGATTCAGTTTGAAGAACAGATCGGTGAAGGTGTGAAGAGGAACAGGCTGCAGGACGGAGATAAAACTTCGACACCTTCTAGAAACACAGGAGACGGTGGACACAGGACGTCTGAGGCCGGCACAGACAGACTCACGGATAAAACCAAGAGACGAGTGAGGAGGAGCGTGACGGATCAGCTGAAGAGGACGATGCTCTGTAACGCTGCGGCTCCGTCCAACGTCTCTCGCTCTGTTGTGTTAAAGGAAGCGGTGGTTTCCGAGGAGATCAGCGTCGCTCTGCAGGCCATGGAGACGGTGTCCACGGAGACGACCGACCTCGGGCCTTTCTTTGGACTCCCCTCCAAAGTAAAAGATCTGATGTACAAACTGAGAGGAATCAAGAGCTTATATG aCTGGCAGGAGACGTGTCTGAACCTCGACTGTGTCCAGCAGCGGAAGAATCTGATCTACTCTCTTCCAACCAGCGGAGGAAAAACTCTGGTGGCAGAGATCCTCATCCTCAGAGAGCTGCTGTGCAGGAAGAAAGACTGTCTGTTCATCTTACCGTACATTTCACTGGTGCAGGAGAAG GTACGTGGGTTAGCGAGCTTCGGCCTGGAGCTGGACTTCATGGTGGAGGAGTACGCCGGCAGTAAAGGCAAGTTTCCTCCAGTGAAGCGGAGAAACCAGACGTCACTTTACATCTCGACGATAGAGAAAGGCCACAGCCTCGTGAACTCTCTGATAGAATCCGGCCGGCTGGATCACCTCGGGCTGGTGGTGGTAGATGAG CTTCACATGTTGGGGGATGGAAGCAGAGGAGCTGTCATTGAAATGACTCTGGCTAAAGTTCTGTACATGAGCA ATAAGACTCAGATTATTGGAATGAGCGCCACCTTGGGAAACATCAGGGACctgcagatgtttttaaaagctgaaaATTACACAAATGACTTCAGACCT GTCCAACTGAAAGAATATGTCAAACTGAATGACACGATCTATGAAGTGGATGCAAAGGAGGAGGACTGTTTCAAGTTCTCACGTCTTCTCAACTAtaag TATTCCAGCTCGATGCAGAAGATGGACCCTGATCACATCATCGCTCTGGTGACTGAAGTCATTCCCTCGCACTCATGTCTGGTCTTCTGTCCCACGAAGAAGAACTGTGAGAACGTCGCAGGGATGATCTGTAAATATCTGAACGA CAGGGTATTCCTGCAGCgcaggcaggaggagaagggCGTCCTCCTCAGGGAGCTGAAGGACAGCGGTGACGGCTCCATGTGTCCGGTGCTCAGGAGGACGGTGCCTTACGGCGTGGCCTACCACCACAGCGGGCTgaccacagaggagaggaagctggTGGAGGAGGCCTACTCCCAAGGCGTGCTCTGTCTCCTCGCCTGTACCTCCACCCTCGCTGCCGGGATCAACCTACCGGCTCGCAG AGTGATCCTCCGGTCACCGTACGTGGCCGCTGACTTCCTGAAGAGGAGTCAGTACAAACAGATGGTGGGACGAGCCGGGCGAGCGGGGATCGACACGGTGGGAGAGAGCATCCTCGTcctgcaggacaaagacagggaCATG GCTAAGACACTGGTGTGCGCTCCGATGGAGAAATGTTACAGTCACCTGATGCACGACGATGGAAAAGGAATCCTGAGTCTCATCCTGTCGCTCATCGGACTCAGT ATCACCACCTCGCTGCAGCAGATGAGGGACTTCCTGCAGGGGACGCTGTTGTACGTTCAGCGggagcagctgtgtgtggaGCGGAGTCTGTGGGACGTGGTGCAGCAGTGTGTCGACCTCCTGAAGGAGAAAGATCTCATCGCCGtgacgtcacacacacaaacgctgcAGGTCACCAAGCTCGGAAAAGCTACTTATAAAG GCTCCGTGGATCTGAGCTGCAGTGACGTCCTGTACAAAGATCTGTCCCGCGGCCTGGAGGGTCTGCTGCTCAACAGTTACCTGCACCTGCTCTACCTGGTGACGCCCTACGACATGATCGGCCAGTGCAAACCCGACTGGAGGATTTACTTCGGACAG TTCACGCGGCTGTCAGAGGCCGAGCAGAAGATGTCCGCAGCCGTCGGCGTGCCGGAGAGTTTCATAGCGAGAAAAGCTGCTGGACAGACGGTGAAAAAC AATGTGGACATGATGGTGGCGAGACGCTTGTATCTGGCTCTGGTGCTGAGTTCTCTACTGAGGGAAACCAACCTGTGGAGTGTGGCGGACAGGTTCCAGCTGAGCCGAGGCTTCGTTCAGACTCTGCTCAGCTCCTCGTCGGCGTTCTGCTCCTGCGTCCTGCACTTCACGGAG gagctggaggagtttTGGCCGTTCAAAGCGTTGCTGACGGAGCTGACGCGGAGGCTGAGTTACTGTGTGAAGGCGGAGCTTATCCCTCTGATGGAGGTGGTCGGAGTCATGGAG TCGCGAGCGAAGCAGCTGTACAACGCCGGCTACAAGACGCTGACTCACCTGGCGAACGCCGACCCCGCCTCTCTGTCCAAGACGATAGAAAACCTCAACAAGAAACAGGCCAATCAGATCGTGGCCTCGGCTAAA ATGCTGCTGAATGAAAAGGCGGCGGCTCTTCAGGAGGAAGTGGACGACCTGCTGATGGCGCCGTTAGATCTGCCCGCTGATTTATCAACGGAGCAACTTGTCTGA
- the hpse gene encoding heparanase produces the protein MSLLLLLFLLRLSGGLRFTRDPGRVPSDPGWNTTGSGSQLVTVTADLTSIIHRVDPRFLSVTIDSSLGTEESFMYLLSSQKIRTLTKALTPSFLRFGGTRQDFMVFTPQRKHLETSGVAAAPSCDEVALPSWLEDRLKKEWTTQQLILMREDAQRKYRKVKFTELTVDLLNSFSSCSGTDLIFGLNALLRTDDNSWNSSNARSLLQYCESRRYAVSWELGNEPNSFVKKAGIRVDGHQLGKDFTRLREMMSESKFYHGAGLYGPDVGQPRDHRIDILEGFLQSGADAIDACTWHHYYVNGRDTSLEDFLDPEILDSLTLKAKEVLRRVKTASPGKAVWLGETSSAYGGGAVGLSDAFVAGFMWLDKLGLAATLGLDVVMRQVLIGSGSYHLVDDNLDPLPDYWLSLLYKRLVGPEVLKIEAVSALGRSKRVRVYLHCSNTKSYSSGALTLMSMNLSKKPAQISAPALVSSGTVEAFVLQADRPGEEGLYSRSVKLNGDVLEMVDDKTLPDLKGVRLPPADHLQLPAYSLAFFVFTDARAAACHDHRHLR, from the exons ATGagtctgctcctgctcctcttcctcctccgtctctctggcGGACTCCGCTTCACCAGAGACCCGGGCCGGGTCCCCTCGGACCCGGGCTGGAACACAACCGGCTCCGGGTCTCAGCTCGTCACCGTCACCGCGGATTTAACCTCCATCATCCACCGGGTCGACCCGAGGTTCCTGTCCGTCACCATCGACTCCAGCCTGGGGACAGAGGAGAGCTTCATGTACCTGCTGAg CTCTCAGAAGATCAGGACGTTGACCAAAGCTCTGACTCCATCGTTCCTGAGGTTCGGTGGAACGAGACAAGACTTCATGGTTTTCACTCCTCagaggaaacatctggaaacatcAGGCGTCGCTGCAG CTCCGTCCTGTGATGAAGTGGCGTTGCCGTCGTGGTTGGAGGACAGACTGAAGAAGGAGTGGACGACGCAGCAGCTGATCCTGATGAGAGAAGACGCTCAGAGGAAGTACAGGAAGGTCAAGTTCACAG AGCTGACCGTGGACCTGCTGAACTCATTCTCCAGCTGTTCGGGGACGGATCTGATCTTCGGGCTGAACGCTCTCCTCAGAACAGACGACAACAGCTGGAACAGCAGCAACGCTCGCTCCCTGCTGCAGTACTGCGAGTCCAGACGCTACGCCGTGTCCTGGGAGCTGGGAAACG AACCCAACAGTTTCGTGAAGAAGGCCGGGATCCGAGTGGACGGACATCAGCTCGGAAAGGACTTCACCCGTCTCCGAGAGATGATGTCAGAGTCCAAATTTTACCATGGCGCCGGGCTGTACGGGCCGGACGTGGGCCAACCGCGAGACCACAGGATCGACATCCTGGAGGG GTTCCTGCAGAGCGGAGCGGACGCCATCGACGCCTGTACCTGGCACCA TTACTATGTGAACGGCAGAGACACGTCCCTGGAGGATTTTCTGGATCCAGAGATTCTCGACTCTCTGACGTTAAAGGCCAAAGAAGTTCTGAGG AGAGTAAAGACGGCGTCCCCGGGGAAGGCGGTTTGGCTCGGAGAGACGAGCTCGGCGTACGGAGGAGGAGCTGTGGGTCTGTCTGACGCGTTCGTCGCAGGATTCAT GTGGCTGGACAAACTGGGCCTGGCAGCCACTCTGGGCCTGGACGTGGTGATGAGGCAGGTGCTCATTGGTTCTGGAAGCTACCACCTGGTCGACGACAACCTGGACCCACTTCCT GACTACTGGTTGTCTCTTCTCTACAAGAGACTCGTGGGACCGGAGGTTCTGAAGATTGAGGCGGTTTCTGCTCTCGGCCGCAGCAAAAGAGTGAGAGTGTATCTGCACTGCTCCAACACAAAGAG CTACAGCAGCGGAGCGCTCACGTTGATGTCCATGAACCTGAGTAAGAAACCAGCCCAGATCTCGGCTCCTGCGCTCGTCTCCTCGGGCACAGTGGAGGCTTTTGTCCTGCAGGCCGACCGGCCGGGGGAGGAGGGGCTCTACTCCAG GTCTGTGAAACTGAACGGAGACGTGCTGGAGATGGTGGACGATAAAACTCTCCCCGACCTCAAGGGAGTACGTCTTCCTCCGGCTGATCACCTGCAGCTTCCTGCGTACTCTCTGGCCTTCTTCGTCTTCACAGACGCTCGAGCCGCCGCCTGTCACGACCACAGACACCTCCGATGA
- the LOC109647679 gene encoding myosin light chain 5-like yields MASRKTKKKEGGAKRAQRASSNVFSMFEQTQIQEFKEAFTLIDQNRDGFIDKEDLKDTYASLGKLNVKDNEVEDMLREATGPINFTMFLNLFGEKLHGTDPEDAILNAFKMFDPDAKGFVHTDELQNLLMTQADKFSSEEVKQMFQSSNIDTAGNLDYKSLCYIITHGEEQEE; encoded by the exons GCGAgtagaaagacaaagaagaaggaAGGAGGCGCCAAACGAGCTCAGAGGGCCTCGTCCAACGTGTTCTCCATGTTCGAACAAACTCAGATCCAAGAGTTTAAAGAG GCGTTCACACTGATCGATCAGAACCGAGACGGATTCATCGACAAAGAGGATCTGAAGGACACGTACGCGTCTCTGG gtaaACTCAACGTGAAGGACAATGAGGTGGAGGACATGTTGAGAGAAGCCACTGGTCCCATCAACTTCACCATGTTCCTCAACCTGTTTGGAGAAAAGTTGCACG gcacTGACCCTGAGGACGCCATCTTAAACGCTTTCAAAATGTTTGACCCTGACGCCAAAGGCTTCGTTCACACGGACGA ATTACagaatttgctgatgacacaggCCGACAAGTTTTCATCTGAGGAG GTGAAGCAGATGTTTCAGTCGTCAAATATCGACACAGCAGGAAACTTGGATTACAAATCTCTGTGTTACATCATCACACAcggggaggagcaggaggaatga